In a genomic window of Deinococcus ruber:
- a CDS encoding RsmD family RNA methyltransferase, with product MSLRILGGTAQGRSFSVPDSARPSGVRVRKSLFDLLAVRRPEGSFLDLHGGSGAISLEAASRGYTVTVVERDPAAVRTLTANARALGLRANVLQGDSGALLPKLPPHDLVFSDPPYTQDIAAFTVRVLASRVVAPGGLLIAQHPRQLRLPEAEGYTLERREYGSNALSLYTRTD from the coding sequence ATGAGTCTCAGAATTCTCGGCGGCACTGCACAGGGCAGAAGTTTCTCGGTGCCAGACAGTGCGCGGCCCAGCGGCGTGCGGGTACGCAAGAGCCTGTTCGATCTGCTGGCGGTGCGCCGCCCTGAAGGCAGCTTTCTCGACCTGCACGGCGGCAGCGGCGCAATCAGCCTGGAGGCGGCCAGCCGGGGCTATACCGTCACGGTGGTCGAGCGCGATCCGGCAGCCGTCCGAACCCTGACCGCCAACGCCCGCGCCCTGGGTCTGCGGGCCAACGTGCTTCAGGGAGACTCGGGAGCGCTGCTGCCCAAGCTGCCGCCACACGATCTGGTGTTTTCCGATCCGCCGTATACCCAGGACATCGCGGCGTTTACGGTGCGCGTGCTGGCGTCGCGGGTGGTTGCGCCGGGCGGCCTGCTGATCGCTCAGCACCCCAGACAGCTGCGGCTGCCGGAAGCGGAAGGCTACACCCTGGAGCGGCGCGAATACGGCAGCAATGCCCTGAGCCTGTATACCCGGACGGACTGA